A region of Thermococcus piezophilus DNA encodes the following proteins:
- a CDS encoding DUF1156 domain-containing protein, giving the protein MERRFIESPEFPIWEINKKSAKEKGPARPPYWEMVFYWTRKPLIGARAVIAGALLPENIDPERFKTLIGLNENTPHRSNPKVPVEWERYFRGKKLLDPFAGFGSIPLEGLRLGLDVTAVELLPTTYVFLKAVLDYPKKFGKVLVKDVERWGNWITEQLKSDPEIRELYDEDVAVYIGTWEVKCPHCGRWTPAIGNYWLARVKDNKGYKRLAYMVPERDGDEVRIRVIDLNEVFGDVSKASVDTKSGEITFEGEAYVRKVEKAVKEGKLKERDFRIDERRVIFRVPRANIEARKSQLTCLACGNIIKYADEGGRHYTERVRGNNEFYVKFALRRYHEGDERFARQRLLVKVKVDKELVFEPCSDEDNLKLERAKEKVKELIEEGDADVPSEELPPYGNMGGGGHFLPLNYGMNKWYKLFNPRQLLTLVKLVKLIREVGKRVEKEKLAEGWEKEKAFEYAEAVVTYLAIALVRYVDYNTLCTVWNYGGQLPAQVAHTISMRGIAMMWNWGDVSPYAYMSGTGSWRRGIEHTLPKALEYLTSALAPSNQKTLTKERSNTVRVLQADATSLNLPEKFDVIVTDPPYADDVPYTELSDFYYVWLKRALSDSDGRKLVPRFHRNAFFKKIGPKWVEVKTQWQEFAKKEVSEKAGRFYDRDNPYNEAQQHFENLFAQAFVAMREHLKDDGIIVTYYAHTDPESWANLIEAGWRRAKLQITRAIPLNTESSQSIVSRGKMSLDTSIVAVWRKPAGDRRPVQISALREKLEEKARKSAREFIRHGYRSLDLLYAVMASVLEEVTGYGEVLSPKGSLSTKEVLEEVYRATIKGIIEAIAEVEEGKAVTSGEALFYTAYKVLFGNGTLKPNDIILLNLATLTEPGSLVKAGVLKAMERKKEFTLYTPDLLGKKALDARELQKFLYGKGLNPLDPEPRNAVDVLQLLEYYTLLGKSRLEEVIERLRRKWSAEVEEALTIARLVSEYYTAVYGQLLAPLGGKIRADERAIEKELEKDGHFEVLLMRRLVRYVRGEGL; this is encoded by the coding sequence ATGGAGAGAAGATTTATCGAGAGCCCGGAGTTTCCAATCTGGGAGATCAATAAGAAAAGTGCCAAAGAGAAGGGCCCTGCAAGGCCGCCGTACTGGGAGATGGTATTTTACTGGACGAGAAAGCCCCTCATCGGGGCGAGGGCAGTTATCGCCGGAGCGCTTCTTCCTGAGAACATCGACCCCGAAAGGTTCAAAACGCTCATCGGCCTGAACGAAAACACCCCGCACCGCTCCAATCCGAAGGTTCCGGTAGAGTGGGAGCGCTACTTTAGGGGCAAAAAGCTCCTCGACCCCTTCGCTGGTTTTGGCTCAATACCGCTCGAAGGCCTCCGTCTCGGGCTTGACGTTACCGCTGTGGAGCTTCTCCCAACCACTTACGTCTTCCTCAAGGCAGTTCTCGATTACCCAAAGAAGTTTGGGAAGGTTCTTGTTAAAGACGTCGAGCGCTGGGGCAACTGGATTACCGAGCAGCTCAAGAGCGATCCAGAAATCAGGGAGCTTTACGATGAGGACGTTGCCGTTTACATCGGAACTTGGGAGGTGAAATGCCCCCACTGCGGGAGGTGGACTCCGGCCATCGGGAACTACTGGCTTGCCCGCGTAAAGGATAACAAGGGGTACAAGAGATTGGCCTACATGGTGCCAGAGCGGGACGGCGATGAAGTGAGGATAAGGGTGATTGACCTCAACGAGGTCTTTGGGGATGTTTCAAAGGCGAGCGTTGATACAAAGAGTGGAGAGATAACCTTCGAGGGCGAGGCTTACGTGAGGAAGGTGGAGAAGGCGGTGAAGGAGGGGAAGCTGAAGGAGAGGGACTTCAGGATTGATGAGAGGAGGGTCATCTTCAGGGTTCCGAGGGCCAACATCGAGGCAAGGAAGAGCCAGCTCACCTGTCTGGCGTGCGGCAACATCATAAAGTACGCCGATGAAGGGGGCAGGCACTACACCGAGAGGGTCAGGGGCAACAACGAGTTCTACGTGAAGTTCGCTTTAAGGAGATACCACGAGGGCGACGAGCGCTTTGCAAGGCAGAGGTTGCTTGTTAAGGTTAAGGTTGATAAAGAGCTTGTTTTCGAGCCGTGCAGCGATGAGGATAATTTAAAGCTTGAGAGGGCTAAGGAGAAGGTTAAGGAGCTGATTGAGGAAGGGGATGCTGATGTTCCAAGTGAGGAGTTGCCACCATATGGCAATATGGGTGGTGGTGGGCATTTCCTTCCCCTAAATTATGGTATGAACAAATGGTACAAGCTATTCAACCCCCGCCAGCTCCTCACCCTCGTCAAGCTGGTTAAGCTGATAAGAGAGGTCGGAAAGAGGGTTGAGAAAGAGAAGTTAGCTGAAGGCTGGGAAAAAGAGAAGGCCTTCGAGTATGCTGAGGCTGTTGTCACCTATCTGGCGATTGCTTTAGTAAGATATGTGGATTATAATACTTTATGCACAGTGTGGAACTACGGTGGGCAGCTTCCTGCTCAAGTAGCACATACGATTTCGATGCGTGGAATTGCTATGATGTGGAATTGGGGAGACGTGTCACCTTATGCATATATGAGTGGTACTGGTTCTTGGAGGCGGGGAATTGAACATACCCTGCCCAAAGCTCTTGAATACCTCACCTCCGCCCTTGCTCCCTCAAACCAAAAAACGCTCACCAAAGAGCGGTCAAACACCGTGAGGGTCCTTCAGGCTGATGCCACCTCTTTGAACCTGCCTGAAAAGTTCGACGTCATCGTTACCGACCCGCCCTACGCTGATGACGTCCCCTACACAGAGCTTTCCGACTTCTACTACGTCTGGCTGAAAAGGGCCTTAAGCGACTCCGACGGGAGAAAACTTGTTCCAAGGTTCCACAGAAATGCCTTCTTCAAGAAGATTGGGCCAAAGTGGGTCGAGGTAAAGACCCAGTGGCAAGAGTTTGCGAAGAAGGAGGTCTCGGAAAAAGCCGGGAGATTCTATGACAGGGATAACCCATATAATGAAGCCCAACAGCACTTCGAGAACCTCTTTGCCCAGGCCTTCGTTGCCATGCGCGAACACCTAAAGGACGATGGAATAATCGTGACTTACTACGCCCACACCGACCCGGAGAGCTGGGCGAACCTCATCGAGGCAGGCTGGAGGAGGGCCAAGCTCCAGATAACGAGGGCGATTCCCCTAAACACGGAGTCCTCTCAGAGCATCGTGTCCCGCGGAAAAATGAGCCTCGACACCTCAATCGTTGCAGTCTGGAGGAAGCCCGCTGGAGATAGAAGGCCCGTCCAGATCTCTGCACTTAGAGAGAAGCTGGAGGAGAAGGCGAGGAAATCCGCTAGGGAGTTTATTAGGCATGGCTACAGGAGCCTCGACCTGCTCTATGCGGTTATGGCTTCTGTGCTTGAGGAAGTTACTGGCTACGGTGAGGTGCTCTCCCCAAAGGGTAGCCTCTCCACGAAGGAAGTCCTCGAAGAGGTTTACAGGGCAACGATAAAGGGCATCATCGAGGCCATAGCAGAGGTGGAGGAAGGAAAGGCGGTAACTTCTGGCGAGGCCCTCTTCTACACTGCCTACAAGGTGCTCTTCGGGAACGGGACGCTGAAGCCGAACGACATAATACTCCTCAACCTAGCGACCCTGACCGAGCCAGGCAGTCTGGTAAAGGCAGGTGTTCTCAAAGCGATGGAAAGGAAGAAGGAGTTCACCCTTTACACGCCAGACCTTCTCGGTAAAAAGGCCCTCGATGCCAGGGAGCTCCAGAAGTTCCTTTACGGGAAGGGTCTCAATCCCCTCGACCCGGAGCCGAGGAACGCGGTTGATGTTCTCCAGCTCCTTGAGTATTACACTTTACTTGGAAAATCCCGCCTTGAAGAGGTCATCGAAAGGCTCAGGAGGAAGTGGAGCGCTGAAGTTGAGGAGGCCCTCACGATTGCAAGGCTCGTGAGCGAGTATTACACCGCCGTTTACGGCCAGTTGCTGGCCCCGCTTGGAGGGAAGATAAGGGCCGATGAGCGCGCTATTGAGAAGGAACTCGAAAAGGACGGCCACTTTGAGGTTCTCCTCATGAGGAGGCTCGTCAGATACGTTAGGGGTGAGGGACTGTGA
- the pstS gene encoding phosphate ABC transporter substrate-binding protein PstS, with translation MKRRTNILAATLLLFLVVVSGCVGKSETGVGKSTSTPAETVITIRTTGATFPQYQVQKWIETYMQLHPDVKIEYEGGGSGHGQEAFLKGLTDIGRTDPPVKESTWKMFLETGDQPFQFPEIVGAVVVVFNVPGVEELKLDGDTLAKIFMGEIEYWDDEAIKKLNPNVNLPHEKITVIHRSDSSGTTAIFTTYLTLVSKEFAEKVGAGKLVDWPVDKMGRGIGAKGNPGVVQALKGTKYSIAYTELSFAIEQNLHVVALKNSAGKFVKPTSETIRAAVAAVKTYIPEPTEGYKENLKQLLNAPGENSYPIVAFTHLLVWQNKDGKHYSPEKAKAIKDFLRWVLTEGQKPENLAPGYVGLPKEVAEIGLKAVEMIQEG, from the coding sequence GTGAAGCGTAGAACCAACATTTTGGCTGCAACCCTGCTGCTGTTTCTGGTTGTTGTTAGCGGATGCGTTGGGAAAAGTGAAACAGGTGTGGGTAAAAGCACCTCCACTCCAGCTGAAACCGTGATAACCATCAGAACAACCGGAGCGACTTTTCCACAGTATCAGGTTCAGAAGTGGATTGAGACATATATGCAACTTCATCCAGATGTCAAAATTGAATACGAGGGTGGTGGGAGCGGTCACGGACAGGAGGCCTTCCTGAAGGGCCTGACTGATATAGGCAGAACGGATCCACCGGTTAAAGAGTCAACGTGGAAGATGTTCCTTGAAACCGGTGATCAGCCCTTCCAGTTTCCGGAGATTGTTGGTGCAGTTGTTGTGGTCTTCAACGTTCCCGGTGTTGAGGAGCTAAAGCTTGACGGGGATACCCTCGCCAAGATATTCATGGGTGAGATTGAGTACTGGGACGATGAGGCGATAAAGAAGCTCAACCCCAACGTTAACTTGCCCCACGAGAAGATTACGGTTATCCACAGAAGTGACTCAAGCGGAACGACAGCCATATTCACAACATACCTAACCCTTGTGAGTAAGGAGTTTGCGGAAAAGGTCGGGGCTGGAAAGCTTGTTGACTGGCCTGTGGATAAGATGGGGAGGGGCATCGGTGCAAAGGGTAATCCTGGCGTTGTCCAGGCATTGAAGGGCACAAAGTACAGCATAGCCTACACCGAGCTTTCCTTCGCCATAGAACAGAACCTCCACGTTGTTGCCCTCAAAAACAGCGCTGGAAAGTTTGTGAAGCCAACTTCCGAAACCATAAGGGCTGCCGTTGCTGCCGTTAAGACATACATCCCGGAGCCAACTGAGGGATACAAGGAGAACTTGAAACAGTTGCTCAATGCTCCAGGTGAGAATTCATACCCGATAGTGGCCTTTACACATCTTCTCGTCTGGCAGAACAAAGACGGCAAGCACTACAGTCCTGAGAAGGCTAAGGCAATAAAAGACTTCCTGAGATGGGTTCTAACGGAGGGACAGAAACCCGAAAATCTGGCCCCGGGTTACGTTGGGCTACCAAAAGAAGTTGCCGAGATCGGTCTCAAGGCCGTTGAGATGATACAGGAAGGCTGA
- a CDS encoding ATP-binding protein, with the protein MRLGSFDVWDDVMDEALDKQVAPELGDVVSGNAPEIYTDSREFFRRTYFTDSMLEIIGRLVETLEGGERHNIFLIYSLFGGGKTHTLLTLYHAFRNPDAMLDPEVLAGHDPEKREKIKSLAERIKALGGVKIIPVYGKGRLGQPSKPLEVGPYRVRTVWGYIAHALGRYYIVERDDENATVPEIDTLRELFRGERVILLVDEIVDYFDNLYNSGSKDDRRYAKNVDNFFDRLSTALLGSGSAMVMTLPMEKKEGMFEVEKEYNREVVMAIWGAVSRVGGSELYSPLRTSGAGNELVEVLKKRIFKGIDDGERVKTLTRMRSELGNTDVFGHAHNLEDELRRTYPFHPEYVEVLRTIIERTGLQRTRDMLRITRIVVRELVRKYDETGFAPSMIMPHHIDLKHEKLRGMLFGKSETFMDYATIVDTDIEGDKFRDFTKPGLAEIILKYVFLKTYPFDSPVPLPGFPTAESIARGIYEPNEFDANGWLPTDIRDAVEEITASVRFVYLNKKDKVLWFWRVANVAQMVDSKAKELLEMRPGEVWNELVKYVNKMVKERKSLTSTRGRGVKIEDHVTFFRERYIIVAKDPQEFHDTPDYKLQVLVREDVDERTLRKLIYAYGTGTRTYRNTVIVCYPVEGSFKHLLETTARIMACDEVIRDIEVRYGRFGEEVVRIQMNMVKDIRVKALEDLETQIVNSFRQVAYPKDDEVRIINASASSKSVVENVYSTLLSEGKIVDEFDFDWLVKTLRDIGVEILRPEGYRISELIAVIRMNTRLPMIEDKHISEAIKNAVLDLKIGLERDGEVFFKKVYKEVPSSEEEGNPPSAVKPRDLILPREEALHRQVCGLLKKEKDLIVPKEDGNYRVKTWYEVYSPSSEVGIPLRSLVTGEEECRVKEDYIDLVLWGHIVEMREETPITEGEFEIEIEMPQVKEKPGKPVELKVTVTPLGRDSFMVELSVNHGELDSYEVKLEDGKPVEVTWTIIMPETKTTATIEGRSPKRTRYRDVILIPDLGREIVETDTLKEEHKGMFLTSILNIEDVETLDLIPENINGIVSGSLRIDSPLWESRFEGVKREVLAYLVREMEELLEDRADLDVNLTLSKEVVIDDLLFEKLRPLNGKVRFRLRKEEC; encoded by the coding sequence GTGAGGCTCGGTTCCTTTGATGTCTGGGACGATGTTATGGACGAAGCCCTCGACAAGCAGGTCGCACCGGAGCTCGGAGACGTCGTGAGCGGCAACGCTCCCGAGATATACACCGACTCGAGGGAGTTCTTCAGGAGGACTTACTTCACAGACTCGATGCTCGAAATCATCGGCAGGCTCGTCGAGACCCTTGAAGGCGGAGAAAGACACAATATCTTCCTCATTTACTCCCTTTTCGGCGGTGGTAAGACGCACACCCTCCTCACCCTTTACCATGCGTTCAGGAATCCCGATGCGATGCTCGATCCCGAGGTTCTTGCCGGCCATGACCCGGAGAAAAGGGAAAAAATCAAAAGCCTGGCGGAGAGGATAAAGGCCCTTGGCGGTGTTAAGATCATCCCGGTTTACGGCAAGGGCAGGCTCGGCCAGCCGAGCAAGCCCCTTGAGGTCGGTCCTTACAGGGTGAGGACGGTCTGGGGTTACATAGCCCACGCCCTCGGAAGGTACTACATCGTCGAGAGGGACGACGAGAACGCCACTGTGCCTGAAATTGACACTCTGAGGGAGCTCTTCAGGGGAGAGAGGGTAATCCTCCTCGTTGATGAGATCGTGGATTACTTTGACAACCTTTACAACTCTGGCAGTAAGGACGACCGGCGGTATGCCAAAAACGTGGACAACTTCTTTGACAGGCTTTCCACGGCCCTGCTCGGCTCTGGAAGCGCGATGGTCATGACGCTCCCGATGGAAAAGAAGGAGGGCATGTTTGAGGTCGAGAAGGAGTACAACAGGGAGGTTGTCATGGCCATCTGGGGCGCCGTCAGCAGGGTCGGCGGTTCCGAGCTTTACTCCCCGCTGAGGACTTCCGGAGCGGGCAACGAGCTCGTTGAAGTCCTCAAGAAGAGGATTTTCAAAGGGATTGACGACGGGGAGAGGGTCAAGACACTGACCAGGATGCGCTCTGAGCTGGGCAACACCGACGTCTTCGGCCATGCTCACAACCTTGAGGACGAGCTCCGCAGGACTTACCCGTTCCACCCGGAGTACGTTGAGGTTTTGAGGACGATAATCGAGAGGACCGGACTGCAGAGAACGAGGGACATGCTCAGGATTACGAGGATTGTTGTGAGGGAGCTGGTTCGGAAATACGACGAGACGGGCTTTGCCCCATCGATGATAATGCCCCACCACATTGACCTCAAACACGAGAAGCTGAGGGGTATGCTCTTTGGCAAGAGCGAGACCTTTATGGATTACGCCACCATCGTTGATACCGACATTGAGGGGGACAAGTTCAGGGACTTCACCAAGCCGGGGCTTGCGGAGATAATTCTCAAGTACGTCTTCCTGAAGACGTATCCCTTTGACTCGCCCGTTCCCCTGCCGGGTTTCCCAACCGCTGAATCAATCGCGAGGGGCATTTACGAACCGAATGAGTTTGACGCCAACGGGTGGCTCCCAACGGATATTAGAGATGCCGTTGAGGAGATAACGGCGAGCGTCCGCTTTGTGTATCTCAACAAGAAGGACAAAGTTCTCTGGTTCTGGCGCGTGGCCAACGTGGCCCAGATGGTGGACAGCAAGGCCAAGGAACTTCTCGAAATGAGGCCCGGCGAGGTGTGGAACGAGCTCGTCAAGTACGTGAACAAGATGGTTAAGGAGAGGAAGAGCCTCACCTCAACGAGGGGACGGGGGGTGAAGATTGAGGATCATGTGACGTTCTTTAGGGAGCGGTACATTATCGTGGCTAAGGATCCCCAGGAGTTCCATGACACGCCGGATTACAAGCTTCAGGTGCTTGTGAGGGAGGACGTTGATGAGAGAACTTTGAGGAAGCTGATTTATGCTTATGGAACCGGCACGAGGACTTACAGGAACACGGTCATTGTCTGTTATCCGGTCGAAGGAAGTTTCAAGCACCTGCTTGAGACGACGGCGAGGATAATGGCGTGCGATGAAGTGATCAGGGACATTGAGGTTAGATACGGCAGGTTCGGTGAGGAAGTCGTCAGGATTCAGATGAACATGGTGAAGGACATTAGGGTTAAGGCCCTCGAAGACCTTGAGACGCAGATCGTGAACTCTTTTAGACAGGTGGCTTACCCGAAGGACGACGAGGTTCGCATTATCAATGCCTCGGCCAGCTCAAAGTCGGTCGTTGAGAACGTTTACTCTACCCTGCTAAGCGAGGGCAAAATTGTGGATGAGTTTGACTTTGACTGGCTCGTGAAGACTCTTAGGGACATCGGTGTGGAAATCCTGAGGCCCGAGGGGTACAGGATCTCGGAGCTCATCGCCGTAATAAGGATGAACACGCGCCTGCCGATGATTGAGGATAAGCACATCAGCGAGGCCATAAAGAACGCCGTTCTCGACTTAAAGATTGGCCTTGAGCGCGATGGAGAAGTGTTCTTCAAGAAAGTTTACAAAGAGGTTCCAAGCTCCGAGGAGGAGGGTAACCCGCCCAGTGCCGTTAAGCCAAGGGACCTAATCCTGCCGAGGGAAGAGGCTTTGCACAGACAGGTCTGCGGTCTGCTGAAGAAGGAGAAGGATTTAATCGTGCCCAAGGAGGACGGGAATTACAGGGTGAAGACGTGGTACGAGGTCTATTCACCATCATCGGAGGTTGGAATTCCCCTGAGGAGCCTTGTGACTGGAGAAGAGGAGTGCAGGGTGAAGGAAGACTACATTGACCTGGTTCTCTGGGGCCACATTGTTGAGATGCGTGAAGAAACCCCAATAACGGAGGGCGAGTTCGAGATTGAAATCGAAATGCCCCAGGTGAAGGAGAAGCCAGGGAAACCTGTTGAGCTGAAGGTAACGGTCACACCGCTTGGAAGAGACTCCTTCATGGTGGAGCTCTCGGTGAACCATGGAGAGCTCGACTCTTACGAGGTTAAGCTTGAAGATGGAAAGCCAGTGGAGGTTACATGGACCATAATCATGCCAGAGACGAAGACAACCGCAACGATTGAAGGACGGAGCCCCAAGAGAACGCGTTACAGGGACGTAATTTTAATCCCTGACCTGGGCAGGGAAATCGTTGAAACTGATACCCTTAAAGAGGAGCACAAGGGTATGTTCCTGACTTCAATCCTCAACATTGAGGACGTTGAGACCCTCGACCTTATCCCTGAGAATATCAATGGCATTGTAAGCGGGAGCCTGAGGATTGACAGCCCCTTGTGGGAGAGCCGATTTGAGGGCGTGAAGAGGGAGGTGCTGGCATATCTTGTGAGGGAGATGGAAGAACTCCTTGAAGACAGGGCCGATCTTGACGTAAACCTCACTCTCTCGAAGGAAGTGGTGATTGATGACCTTCTCTTTGAGAAGCTCAGGCCCCTCAACGGAAAGGTTCGGTTCAGGCTCAGGAAGGAGGAATGCTAA
- a CDS encoding phosphate signaling complex PhoU family protein: MRKLLDIGIEQMKKMIGEMADGSLEALGSARKSLEGEFNSTGEIASKLHILRLGILDLVTELLIRYSPVAGDLRYIQSAIDVSYDLYRISRYAMEIERTVKIVMAPVEISLEAFPLTEEAVKISVEAFSELDETLVGRLIEIDRQIDRYYLDSLMALRDNPKKAVDALIMRHLERICDHANEIGARVVYIREGKRW; this comes from the coding sequence ATGAGAAAGCTTCTTGATATTGGAATTGAGCAGATGAAGAAGATGATTGGTGAGATGGCCGATGGTTCGCTTGAAGCACTGGGGTCCGCGAGGAAGAGCCTTGAGGGGGAGTTCAACTCAACTGGGGAGATAGCGAGCAAGCTGCACATACTCCGGCTGGGGATACTTGATCTTGTGACCGAGCTCCTTATCCGATACTCGCCCGTGGCAGGAGACTTGCGCTATATTCAGAGTGCCATAGACGTTTCATACGATCTCTACAGAATATCACGCTATGCGATGGAGATTGAGAGGACGGTAAAGATAGTTATGGCACCTGTAGAGATATCCCTTGAGGCGTTTCCTTTAACAGAGGAGGCTGTGAAGATTTCGGTTGAAGCGTTCAGCGAGCTAGACGAAACACTAGTGGGAAGGCTCATTGAGATAGATAGGCAGATTGACAGGTATTACCTTGACTCCCTGATGGCCCTTCGGGACAATCCCAAGAAAGCCGTTGATGCCCTTATAATGCGTCACCTTGAGAGGATATGCGACCATGCAAATGAGATTGGTGCAAGGGTTGTTTACATTAGGGAAGGAAAGAGGTGGTGA
- a CDS encoding phosphate ABC transporter ATP-binding protein, translating to MRDVAIETRNLHVHYGNNHVIKGINLKIPPKVVFALMGPSGCGKSTLLRTFNRLIELNPNARVEGSVKILGKEVYSPETDPVELRKEIGMVFQYPNPFPHLTIFENVASGVKLNKLVSSKDELKERVEWALKKAALWDEVKDRLKDYPGGISGGQRQRLVIARALAMRPKILLMDEPTANIDPVGVQKIEELLFELKGEYTIVLVTHSPAQAARVSDYVAFLYLGEIVEVGPTRKVFENPEHELTEKYVTGAFG from the coding sequence GTGAGGGATGTTGCAATCGAGACCAGAAATCTTCACGTCCATTATGGTAACAACCACGTGATAAAGGGAATAAACCTTAAGATACCGCCCAAGGTGGTGTTTGCCCTAATGGGGCCGAGCGGATGCGGAAAGAGCACGCTGTTAAGAACGTTCAACAGACTTATTGAGTTAAATCCCAATGCAAGGGTTGAAGGGAGCGTTAAGATTCTTGGAAAAGAAGTTTATTCCCCGGAAACCGATCCCGTAGAGCTGAGAAAAGAGATAGGGATGGTTTTTCAGTATCCAAATCCCTTTCCCCACCTCACGATCTTCGAGAACGTGGCCAGTGGGGTTAAGCTCAACAAGCTCGTCTCCTCGAAGGACGAGCTGAAGGAGAGGGTTGAATGGGCCCTAAAAAAAGCCGCCCTCTGGGACGAGGTTAAAGATAGGTTAAAGGATTATCCGGGAGGGATTTCAGGAGGACAGAGGCAGAGGCTTGTAATAGCAAGGGCCCTTGCCATGAGGCCCAAGATACTTCTCATGGACGAGCCCACGGCAAACATAGATCCTGTCGGTGTTCAAAAAATTGAAGAACTGCTCTTTGAGCTGAAAGGGGAATACACGATAGTTCTGGTGACCCATTCGCCGGCTCAGGCTGCGCGTGTAAGCGATTACGTGGCCTTTCTTTACCTTGGGGAGATTGTGGAGGTTGGCCCCACGAGGAAGGTTTTTGAGAATCCGGAGCATGAGCTGACCGAGAAATATGTAACCGGAGCTTTTGGCTGA
- the pstC gene encoding phosphate ABC transporter permease subunit PstC, whose product MGRVDTFKLITYPVVAFIFLLFFGMVFVYFVNSIPALERYGVDLYLRNIWKAAEEPSKEVYGIAAAIWGSVYTSLIAILIAFPLALAYSIFVVDYVPRKLKSVLIILSDIMAGLPTIIYGIWGAFFLVPFLRNWIMEPLYEHFSFIPLFSYPPVGGYSYLSAGVLLGIMVTPFATSIIREAYSMIPFTYREAVYSLGATRYEATKILVGYIKPAIISGLILAFGRAIGETVAVSLVIGNTFNLSPKLFAPGYTISSLVANQFGNAFIYRYMTSVLFAAGLALFIIGIVVDMLGKRSLKRWEKNVRI is encoded by the coding sequence ATGGGAAGGGTCGACACCTTCAAGCTCATAACTTATCCCGTCGTGGCTTTCATCTTTTTGCTCTTCTTCGGAATGGTTTTCGTGTACTTCGTGAATTCCATCCCCGCGCTGGAGAGATACGGTGTGGATTTATATTTAAGAAACATCTGGAAAGCCGCGGAGGAACCCTCGAAAGAGGTTTACGGCATAGCCGCGGCAATATGGGGAAGTGTTTACACCTCATTAATAGCGATTTTAATAGCGTTCCCTTTGGCACTTGCATACTCGATATTTGTCGTTGACTACGTCCCCAGAAAGCTCAAGAGCGTTTTGATAATACTATCCGATATAATGGCCGGTCTACCGACAATAATCTATGGAATATGGGGAGCTTTCTTCCTCGTTCCATTTCTCAGGAACTGGATTATGGAACCTCTGTATGAGCATTTTTCGTTCATCCCGCTCTTCTCATATCCTCCCGTGGGAGGTTACAGTTACCTTTCGGCCGGAGTGCTGCTTGGAATCATGGTAACCCCATTTGCCACCTCGATAATACGTGAGGCCTACTCCATGATACCCTTCACCTACAGGGAAGCCGTATACAGCCTTGGAGCGACGAGATATGAGGCAACGAAGATCCTCGTGGGATACATAAAGCCCGCCATAATCTCGGGTCTTATCCTTGCTTTCGGCAGGGCCATAGGCGAAACGGTCGCGGTCAGTCTGGTGATAGGGAACACTTTCAATCTCTCCCCGAAGCTCTTCGCTCCCGGATATACCATCTCGTCCCTCGTAGCCAATCAATTCGGCAATGCTTTCATCTACAGGTATATGACCTCCGTTCTCTTTGCAGCTGGTCTGGCCCTCTTCATCATCGGTATAGTTGTCGACATGCTCGGTAAGAGGAGTCTGAAGAGGTGGGAGAAAAATGTTAGGATTTAG
- the pstA gene encoding phosphate ABC transporter permease PstA has translation MLGFSRKTKDRAFILLIGLLTFLMVFPLFHIIFTVFIKGSSVLMERGVKFLIETRSEGGIGPAIAGTLLLVALSSIIGIPLAFLVGIFISEYPESKIGQWTKTLLQTMMEFPTILIGVFVMQILVVPMGHYSAIAGAMALVIVMAPYIAVYTAEALREIPFTYKEAAYSIGLTRFSVCFRVLVPMAKKGILTGVLISIARIAGETAPLLFTIGGLYESYPSSVSQPVGAISPLIYQLIQSPSPQDHAMAWGASLILLLIFLMIFIPVRLSIKEVRL, from the coding sequence ATGTTAGGATTTAGCAGAAAAACGAAGGATAGAGCATTCATACTCCTCATCGGATTGCTCACGTTCCTCATGGTGTTTCCGCTCTTTCACATCATTTTCACTGTTTTTATAAAAGGCTCCTCCGTCCTGATGGAGCGGGGTGTGAAATTCCTGATTGAGACGAGGTCTGAAGGGGGAATCGGACCTGCAATAGCGGGTACTCTTCTGCTCGTGGCACTGTCCAGCATAATCGGTATTCCTCTTGCATTCCTCGTGGGGATATTTATCAGCGAATATCCCGAGAGCAAAATAGGACAGTGGACCAAGACCCTCCTTCAGACGATGATGGAGTTTCCAACAATACTCATCGGTGTCTTCGTGATGCAGATCCTCGTGGTTCCCATGGGACACTACTCCGCCATAGCCGGTGCAATGGCACTGGTAATTGTAATGGCGCCCTATATAGCCGTCTACACAGCCGAGGCTTTAAGGGAAATCCCGTTCACCTACAAGGAAGCGGCGTACTCCATCGGATTGACGAGGTTTAGTGTGTGCTTTCGGGTTCTCGTTCCGATGGCGAAAAAAGGTATCCTAACGGGAGTTCTCATCTCAATAGCGAGAATCGCAGGTGAGACTGCTCCGTTATTGTTCACGATAGGTGGGCTTTATGAAAGCTATCCCTCCTCGGTCTCCCAGCCAGTGGGGGCTATTTCTCCCCTTATCTACCAGCTCATCCAGAGTCCAAGTCCACAGGATCATGCGATGGCTTGGGGAGCTTCGCTCATTCTTCTGCTAATATTCCTCATGATTTTCATCCCCGTAAGGTTAAGCATTAAGGAGGTGAGACTGTGA